The following are encoded together in the Spiroplasma apis B31 genome:
- the ybeY gene encoding rRNA maturation RNase YbeY → MDDLNFIYDDNSEELKNYESVFSQLVRITKDVLNINNSLSMSINYIKDEKSLELNKKYRNKDYIGDVISFPIDDDYGLYEQLDFREIGDIFITYQEAKRKADQYNHDIKTEMCWLFVHGLLHILGYDHELSDKDEEIMFALTDKILNKINVKYKIV, encoded by the coding sequence ATGGACGATTTAAATTTTATTTATGATGATAATAGCGAAGAATTAAAGAACTATGAATCTGTATTTTCTCAGTTAGTGAGAATCACAAAAGATGTTCTTAACATTAATAATAGTTTAAGTATGTCTATTAATTATATAAAAGATGAAAAATCACTTGAATTGAATAAGAAGTATCGTAACAAAGATTATATTGGAGATGTTATCTCTTTCCCGATTGATGATGATTATGGATTGTATGAACAATTAGATTTTAGGGAAATTGGTGATATTTTTATAACTTATCAAGAGGCCAAAAGAAAAGCTGACCAATACAATCATGACATTAAAACTGAAATGTGTTGATTATTTGTTCATGGATTGTTACATATCTTAGGCTATGATCACGAGTTGAGTGATAAAGATGAAGAAATTATGTTTGCGCTTACGGATAAAATATTAAATAAAATAAATGTCAAATATAAAATAGTATAA
- a CDS encoding cysteine peptidase family C39 domain-containing protein, translated as MELKFVKQKSAKDCGLAVSSMLINYYHKKNFSIEELRFQNTLEDSEMSLHNIEKLLEVYKIEFKSFYCEFEEFSQLDISNPVVVNILNANKDEHYVIVYKKKKNHFLVADPDKNDILWVKKEELASVYQGYFSTTSLLKRITFKSNKLISWYKLLGYYLKEILMILFISLFLNLSILLSNNFLKIYSLNVGLEDFDDLKKVFLAFSLLFVFQIVISFVVNKIIFYIQSDLNKRIFIFYKDKILSINIEDFGSVSKEEWLNKLKYINVMSSFIVQTTLTIPIQFVLFFMSLIMLSMISNLLLAIILLENLVSVFLSFVFFYFIRDTSIKAKRKNIIFGSMFREIIDGYNEIKFKKMSSYFSRNIENNFSEVNNISKLSNNQTSLNSLTSSLLSKFFFLVIFYISAYMITNNVYKFNELLFYISISLYINSFTNSLAGLIFNYQEIKIASSELKFIFDTSVDKKTESLNSKIISIKCENIYKFKNESCLIKNVSFEFNKNTFIKGNSGSGKTSLLKLISGNIQNFEGKVSYNNVSHSLLNEEKLTSKICYIGQYDYLFNDTVWKNLQCFQNFINIDYFKDMNFLEILESHNIDIHKTIVDNGSNLSKGQRQMINFLGLFFVEKEVYLIDEPLSNVDRKTARVLLEKFIESKKNSLIIMTDHNLDYQNLFEESLVL; from the coding sequence ATGGAGCTTAAATTTGTTAAACAAAAAAGTGCAAAAGATTGTGGTCTAGCTGTTAGTTCGATGTTAATAAACTATTATCACAAAAAAAACTTTTCTATTGAAGAACTACGTTTCCAGAATACTTTAGAAGATAGTGAAATGAGCTTGCATAATATTGAAAAATTACTAGAAGTTTATAAAATTGAATTCAAGTCTTTTTATTGTGAATTCGAAGAGTTCTCACAGCTTGATATATCTAATCCAGTAGTTGTAAATATTTTGAATGCCAATAAGGATGAACATTATGTAATTGTATATAAAAAGAAAAAAAATCATTTTTTAGTAGCTGACCCAGATAAAAATGATATATTATGAGTCAAAAAAGAAGAATTGGCATCTGTTTATCAGGGTTATTTTTCTACAACAAGTCTTTTAAAGAGGATTACTTTTAAGAGTAACAAATTAATATCATGATATAAGTTACTTGGTTATTATTTGAAAGAGATTTTAATGATTCTATTTATATCTTTGTTTTTAAATCTTTCGATATTATTATCAAATAATTTTTTAAAAATTTACTCTTTAAATGTAGGTCTAGAGGATTTTGATGATCTTAAAAAAGTTTTTTTGGCATTTAGCCTTTTGTTTGTCTTTCAAATAGTTATTAGTTTTGTGGTAAATAAAATAATTTTTTATATACAATCCGACTTGAATAAGCGAATTTTCATTTTTTATAAGGATAAAATATTAAGCATTAACATAGAAGATTTTGGTTCTGTTTCGAAAGAAGAATGACTAAACAAACTTAAATATATAAATGTAATGTCATCATTCATTGTGCAAACTACTTTGACTATCCCAATACAGTTTGTTCTCTTCTTTATGTCACTAATAATGCTTTCTATGATTTCAAATTTATTATTAGCAATCATTTTACTAGAAAACTTGGTATCGGTATTTTTATCCTTTGTTTTCTTTTACTTCATCAGAGATACTAGTATTAAGGCTAAGAGAAAGAATATAATTTTTGGATCAATGTTTAGAGAAATTATTGATGGATATAACGAGATAAAATTTAAAAAAATGTCTTCATATTTTTCAAGAAATATTGAAAATAACTTCAGCGAAGTTAATAACATAAGTAAGTTGTCTAATAATCAAACGAGTTTAAATAGTCTGACATCCAGCTTATTAAGTAAGTTTTTCTTTCTTGTTATTTTTTATATTTCTGCGTATATGATAACAAATAATGTGTATAAGTTTAATGAACTTCTGTTTTATATCTCTATTTCGCTTTATATAAATAGTTTTACTAATTCACTAGCAGGATTAATATTCAACTATCAAGAGATAAAAATCGCTTCTAGTGAGCTTAAGTTTATTTTTGATACAAGTGTTGACAAGAAAACTGAGAGCTTAAATAGTAAAATAATCTCAATCAAATGTGAAAATATTTACAAGTTCAAAAATGAGTCCTGTTTGATTAAAAATGTTAGTTTTGAGTTTAATAAAAACACTTTTATAAAAGGTAATTCAGGATCAGGAAAGACCAGTTTACTCAAATTAATTTCAGGTAATATTCAAAATTTTGAGGGCAAGGTTTCATATAACAATGTTAGTCATTCTCTCTTAAATGAAGAAAAATTAACCTCAAAAATTTGTTACATAGGACAATATGACTATTTATTTAATGATACAGTTTGAAAAAATCTACAGTGTTTTCAGAATTTTATAAATATCGACTACTTCAAGGATATGAATTTTTTAGAAATTTTAGAATCTCATAATATTGACATCCACAAAACAATAGTTGATAATGGGAGCAACTTGAGTAAAGGTCAAAGACAAATGATTAATTTTTTAGGTTTGTTTTTTGTGGAGAAAGAGGTTTATTTGATAGATGAACCTTTAAGTAATGTTGATCGTAAAACAGCAAGAGTGTTGTTAGAAAAATTTATAGAGTCTAAAAAAAATAGTTTAATTATAATGACAGATCATAATCTTGATTATCAGAATTTATTTGAAGAAAGTTTGGTGTTGTAA
- a CDS encoding LSm family protein, protein MSLKIIEEKYKKNIEIILEKYGFDLYELNWIFDFESNVLQVLVENIDKKSMFIDFDLLVSANEEISNLLDKEDIITDNYILEVSSAGAERQVKKEEVLINNIGSYFFVKSNISFEGVNEFNAYLDAYDKVSKDYTFSFFIKGKPKKVKLKYEDINFIRFAIKF, encoded by the coding sequence ATGTCATTGAAAATTATTGAAGAAAAATATAAAAAAAATATAGAGATCATTTTGGAGAAATATGGATTTGATTTATATGAATTAAATTGAATTTTTGATTTTGAGTCAAATGTTTTACAAGTTTTAGTTGAGAACATCGATAAAAAATCGATGTTCATAGATTTCGACCTACTTGTAAGCGCAAATGAGGAAATTTCTAATTTATTAGATAAAGAGGATATCATAACCGATAATTATATATTAGAAGTATCAAGTGCTGGTGCTGAACGCCAAGTAAAAAAAGAAGAAGTTCTAATAAATAATATCGGAAGCTATTTCTTTGTCAAATCTAATATCAGTTTTGAAGGAGTTAATGAATTTAATGCTTACTTAGATGCTTATGATAAAGTTTCAAAAGATTATACTTTCTCCTTTTTTATTAAAGGAAAACCAAAAAAAGTAAAACTTAAATACGAAGACATAAATTTTATAAGGTTTGCAATAAAGTTTTAA
- a CDS encoding PolC-type DNA polymerase III — protein sequence MDKSLKEFFDKLSIFLSEEETLYFKDAHLYKKSEFINSLKMLRIFVKLKDFLPIILLERLESELVNNTFLPTKLNLQVENTNYNKELIWNYIEYIKDKKAEVKTGTIKTLSPKLIEYNVDNRTVIFYAENELEKNLLDMHSDYYKNKLIKYGFTNINLSVIVKNDLESNALNDVKKMYEDASFYNENHLRQNTTVVAKKPKYKSTKVLLETPTYESIADLEENAQNVTIHGQLISKSARVSKTGRKIYHLPITDGKSSVLCVFFQSDSNPTYFDECTDDNKSFFAGYEDQIINKDDWVAFNGKYIYSEYEKNYIFYIDKFQKIESKTVLRNDNAVDKRVELHTHTKMSAMDGVSFVKEYIETAKRWGWKAIAITDHLNVQSFPDAYWALKNANDSIQSDQDLKLIYGSEVVMLDDDFWFVKNPKQTKLREAKFVVFDLETTGLSPEYDEIIEFGANVYDYKNGTSKKFDILIKPSKPISKFTTDLTNITNEMLEDKNTIESEIGNIMEIIKDGILVAHNANFDFNFLNVLAIKFGYGELKNTVIDTLTLARSLKPKLKNHRLGTVAKAYGILYDEKIAHRADYDAEVLTNLYEHMWSDAKKIRPIDIDSDWDLFRNNPYEEENHKRVRGHHLNIIAKNQEGLKDLYKIISLSHTKNFLGSPKIFKSAILEFKNRNNILIGDGCVNGMVFDYARTGTKKMLREAISLLDYIEIQPLSVYKKLIQVGDLTLEDLKFYLKLIITEAKNLNKLVVATSDAHYVDPDKKIIRDIYINTKGLGGVYHPLYDFKQRVKDNPDQHLRTTSEMLKEFEWLDDEELVRELVITNPNLIAEVIDSGICPIKFGSFPPNIDDVDKMLEDECYKNARSLYGEVLPEIVEKRLQKELESIIKHGFAVVYWISHLLVKKSHEDGYLVGSRGSVGSSFVATTSNITEVNPLKAHYRCPNCKYSDFNTPPEVKCGYDLEKKVCPECNNEMIGDGHDIPFETFLGFDGDKVPDIDLNFSGEYQPIAHNFTKEMFGENNVFRAGTISTVADKTAYGFTMGYFEKKFENQSQIRKVEIERLANLCTGVKRTTGQHPGGIIILPKEYEIEDFTPVNYPADDDTSEWKTTHFDFHSIHDNLLKMDILGHVDPTALRMLYDLTGVNPITIPTNDKKVYSLFSNLSALDINSDELLGESTGAIGLPEFGTQFVRNMLKETKPQTFADLVQISGLSHGTDVYVGNAQSLIKDGTANISTVIGCRDDIMVYLMSMNLDASTSFKIMESVRKGKGLNKEWIDMMKAHSVPDWYINSCLKIKYMFPKAHATAYVLMAYRVAWYKIYYPEEYYATWFSTRSDFFDLETTIKGPEAIKSKLEDIKQRQFNKMPVSAKEVGLITTFEVLLEMYARGITMENINFNISDGMRFKTVINQETGKKILYPPFNVIDSLGEAVANSIVNARKIRQITSVNDLKQRTQVTQTQLQIFAKLKITDNLKDDEQLAFDF from the coding sequence ATGGATAAAAGTTTGAAGGAGTTTTTCGATAAATTAAGTATCTTTTTAAGTGAAGAGGAAACTCTTTATTTTAAGGATGCTCATTTATATAAAAAATCTGAATTCATAAATTCTTTAAAAATGTTACGCATATTTGTTAAGCTTAAAGATTTCTTGCCGATTATTTTACTTGAAAGATTAGAATCAGAGTTAGTTAACAATACATTTTTACCAACTAAACTAAACTTACAAGTTGAAAATACAAACTATAATAAAGAGTTAATTTGAAATTATATAGAATACATAAAAGATAAAAAAGCTGAAGTCAAGACGGGTACAATTAAAACTCTTTCTCCAAAACTAATAGAATACAATGTTGATAATAGAACGGTTATTTTTTATGCTGAAAATGAATTAGAAAAAAATCTTCTCGATATGCATTCTGATTACTATAAAAATAAATTAATCAAGTACGGTTTTACAAATATCAACTTATCTGTTATTGTTAAAAATGATTTAGAGTCAAATGCATTGAATGACGTGAAGAAAATGTACGAAGATGCTTCGTTTTATAATGAAAATCATTTAAGACAAAATACAACTGTTGTTGCAAAAAAACCTAAATATAAATCTACTAAAGTTCTTTTAGAAACTCCAACTTATGAGAGTATTGCTGATTTAGAAGAAAATGCTCAAAATGTCACAATACATGGTCAATTAATTTCAAAAAGTGCTCGTGTTTCTAAAACCGGAAGAAAGATATACCACCTTCCAATAACAGATGGTAAATCATCAGTTTTGTGTGTCTTTTTTCAGTCAGACTCTAATCCAACTTATTTTGATGAATGTACTGATGATAACAAAAGTTTTTTTGCGGGTTATGAAGATCAAATAATAAACAAAGATGATTGAGTAGCTTTCAACGGAAAATACATTTACTCAGAATATGAAAAAAACTATATTTTTTACATAGATAAATTTCAGAAAATTGAATCAAAAACAGTTTTAAGAAATGATAATGCAGTTGATAAAAGGGTGGAACTTCATACTCATACCAAAATGAGTGCAATGGATGGTGTTAGTTTTGTAAAAGAATATATTGAAACTGCTAAAAGATGGGGTTGAAAAGCCATTGCTATTACAGACCACCTAAATGTCCAATCATTTCCTGATGCCTATTGGGCGTTAAAAAATGCAAATGATTCTATTCAAAGCGATCAAGATTTAAAATTAATTTATGGAAGTGAAGTCGTTATGTTGGATGACGATTTCTGATTTGTAAAAAATCCTAAGCAAACTAAACTAAGAGAAGCTAAATTTGTGGTATTTGACTTAGAAACAACAGGTTTATCACCAGAATATGACGAAATAATTGAATTTGGAGCCAATGTTTACGATTATAAAAATGGGACTTCTAAAAAGTTTGATATTTTAATTAAACCATCAAAACCTATTTCAAAGTTCACAACAGATTTAACTAATATCACAAATGAAATGCTTGAAGATAAAAATACAATCGAATCAGAAATAGGAAACATAATGGAAATAATTAAAGATGGAATTTTAGTTGCTCACAACGCGAACTTTGACTTTAATTTCTTAAACGTTTTGGCCATTAAGTTTGGATATGGAGAATTAAAAAACACAGTAATTGATACTTTAACACTTGCACGTAGTCTTAAACCAAAGTTAAAGAACCATCGATTAGGAACGGTTGCTAAGGCTTATGGAATATTATATGACGAAAAAATTGCCCACCGTGCAGATTACGATGCTGAGGTTCTAACTAATCTTTACGAACATATGTGAAGTGATGCAAAAAAAATAAGACCAATTGACATTGATAGTGATTGAGACTTGTTCAGAAATAATCCTTATGAAGAAGAAAACCATAAAAGAGTTAGAGGTCATCACTTAAATATCATTGCCAAAAACCAAGAAGGACTAAAAGATTTATATAAAATAATTTCGTTATCTCATACAAAAAACTTCTTAGGTAGTCCAAAAATATTCAAAAGTGCTATTTTAGAATTTAAAAACCGAAATAACATACTAATTGGTGATGGTTGTGTTAATGGGATGGTTTTTGATTATGCACGTACAGGCACTAAAAAAATGCTACGTGAAGCAATAAGTTTATTGGATTATATTGAAATACAACCTTTGAGTGTCTATAAAAAACTAATACAAGTAGGAGATTTAACTCTAGAAGATTTGAAATTTTATTTAAAACTTATAATTACAGAAGCTAAGAATTTGAATAAATTAGTTGTAGCTACGAGTGATGCACATTACGTTGACCCTGATAAGAAAATTATTCGTGATATTTATATCAATACAAAAGGACTAGGTGGAGTATATCATCCGTTGTATGATTTCAAACAAAGAGTAAAAGATAATCCTGATCAACATTTAAGAACTACTTCTGAAATGTTGAAAGAGTTTGAATGACTTGATGATGAAGAACTTGTGAGAGAACTTGTAATTACTAATCCAAATCTTATTGCAGAAGTTATTGACTCTGGTATATGCCCGATTAAGTTTGGTTCTTTTCCACCGAATATCGATGACGTTGATAAAATGCTTGAGGATGAATGTTATAAAAATGCGAGATCACTTTATGGAGAAGTGTTACCAGAAATTGTGGAAAAACGCTTACAAAAAGAGTTAGAGTCAATCATAAAACATGGTTTTGCTGTCGTATATTGAATAAGTCACTTGCTAGTTAAAAAAAGTCACGAAGATGGTTATTTAGTTGGAAGTAGGGGTTCTGTTGGTTCATCATTTGTAGCAACAACCTCGAATATAACAGAGGTTAACCCCTTAAAAGCACATTATCGTTGCCCGAATTGTAAATATTCTGACTTTAACACACCACCAGAAGTGAAATGTGGTTATGATTTAGAAAAAAAAGTTTGTCCAGAATGTAACAACGAAATGATAGGTGATGGTCATGATATTCCCTTTGAAACATTCCTAGGTTTTGATGGTGATAAAGTACCAGATATTGATTTAAACTTTTCAGGTGAATATCAACCGATTGCTCATAACTTTACCAAAGAAATGTTCGGAGAAAATAATGTTTTCAGAGCCGGTACAATTTCAACAGTGGCAGATAAAACAGCTTATGGATTTACAATGGGTTATTTTGAAAAAAAATTTGAAAATCAATCTCAAATTAGGAAAGTTGAAATTGAAAGATTAGCCAATCTTTGTACTGGTGTAAAAAGAACAACAGGTCAACACCCCGGAGGAATAATTATTCTTCCTAAGGAATACGAAATTGAAGATTTCACACCTGTTAATTATCCAGCCGATGATGATACGAGTGAATGAAAAACAACACACTTTGATTTCCACTCAATTCATGATAACTTATTAAAAATGGATATTTTAGGTCATGTTGACCCTACCGCTTTAAGAATGTTATATGATTTAACGGGTGTAAATCCAATAACTATACCTACAAATGATAAAAAAGTTTACTCATTATTCTCTAATTTGTCAGCTTTAGATATAAATTCAGATGAATTACTTGGTGAATCAACTGGGGCCATTGGATTACCTGAATTTGGTACTCAATTCGTTAGAAATATGTTGAAGGAAACTAAACCACAAACATTTGCTGATTTAGTCCAAATTTCTGGTTTGAGTCATGGTACTGATGTCTATGTTGGTAATGCTCAATCTTTGATCAAAGATGGAACAGCTAATATATCTACTGTAATTGGTTGTAGAGATGACATAATGGTTTACTTGATGTCAATGAATTTAGATGCATCTACAAGTTTTAAAATTATGGAAAGTGTTCGTAAAGGCAAAGGGCTTAACAAAGAATGAATTGATATGATGAAGGCACATAGTGTTCCTGATTGATATATCAATAGTTGTTTGAAAATAAAGTATATGTTCCCTAAGGCGCATGCAACTGCCTATGTTTTGATGGCATACAGAGTTGCTTGATACAAAATTTATTATCCAGAAGAGTATTATGCAACTTGATTTTCTACAAGATCAGATTTTTTTGATTTAGAAACAACCATAAAAGGACCTGAGGCAATTAAGTCTAAGTTAGAAGACATTAAACAAAGACAATTTAATAAAATGCCTGTCTCTGCAAAAGAAGTAGGGCTTATTACAACTTTTGAAGTACTTCTTGAAATGTATGCAAGGGGTATAACAATGGAAAATATCAATTTTAATATTTCTGATGGTATGAGATTCAAAACAGTAATTAACCAAGAAACCGGAAAAAAAATACTATATCCGCCTTTCAATGTAATAGATTCTTTGGGTGAAGCAGTTGCTAATTCAATAGTTAACGCTAGAAAGATAAGACAAATTACAAGTGTCAACGACTTAAAACAACGAACTCAAGTAACCCAAACGCAATTACAAATTTTTGCTAAGTTGAAAATTACAGATAATCTAAAAGATGATGAGCAACTTGCATTCGATTTTTAA
- the rseP gene encoding RIP metalloprotease RseP gives MSSLMIVLGFFVGIFALLALITIHEFGHFIVARLSKAYVYEFSIGFGPRIFVFKGKETWISIRAFPLGGYCSIASDKVDPPKDREDVVVPKERQMDYIARWKRFFFIIAGPLMNLFIALLLFTIIFASTQVKKNDMSYFGAKYDQNKIAYKLIEKEEKKLLKTDKVDINQQYVIWGWTLKDFDTNEFIFDNICDETTKCDDKINEISSQQAVDYKKTVYNFIDNLKRSENHKNVQIMFQYKKVDKFSGLALDGYKDGRITEMSSTDINDNLYYESGQNVGIASPDRFYKSSNEAYLAGWKETFDQSLSIIKSLGMIFTGHFSQLSGPIGIAGQTATMLQSADQFFLYVAMISANLFILNLMFFPPFDGYKVVELFIEMIIRREIPQKYKIIIYTIGGVLFLGLLIAVTIKDFIV, from the coding sequence ATGAGTAGTCTAATGATCGTGCTTGGATTTTTTGTTGGAATCTTTGCATTACTAGCTTTAATAACAATACATGAGTTCGGACACTTTATTGTTGCCAGATTATCTAAGGCATATGTATATGAATTCTCGATTGGATTTGGACCAAGAATATTTGTTTTTAAGGGAAAAGAAACTTGAATATCAATCAGAGCATTCCCATTAGGTGGTTATTGTTCAATTGCATCAGATAAAGTTGATCCACCAAAAGACCGCGAAGATGTGGTTGTACCCAAGGAAAGACAGATGGATTATATTGCTAGATGAAAAAGATTTTTTTTCATTATTGCAGGTCCACTAATGAATTTATTTATTGCATTACTTTTATTTACAATAATATTTGCCAGCACCCAAGTTAAAAAGAATGATATGTCTTACTTCGGAGCTAAATATGACCAAAATAAAATCGCATATAAACTGATTGAAAAAGAAGAAAAAAAGCTTCTCAAAACAGATAAAGTCGATATCAATCAACAATATGTTATTTGAGGTTGAACTTTAAAGGACTTTGATACAAATGAATTTATTTTTGATAATATTTGTGATGAAACAACTAAATGCGACGATAAGATTAATGAGATAAGTTCTCAACAAGCAGTCGATTACAAAAAAACGGTCTATAATTTTATCGATAATTTGAAACGTAGTGAAAACCATAAAAATGTACAAATTATGTTCCAATATAAAAAAGTAGATAAATTCTCAGGTTTAGCCTTAGATGGTTACAAAGATGGAAGAATTACTGAAATGTCAAGTACGGATATAAATGACAATTTATATTATGAATCTGGACAAAATGTTGGTATTGCTTCGCCTGATAGGTTTTATAAATCATCAAACGAAGCTTATCTTGCGGGTTGAAAAGAAACATTTGATCAATCATTATCGATTATCAAATCACTAGGTATGATATTTACTGGACATTTTTCTCAACTTTCAGGACCAATTGGAATAGCTGGACAAACGGCAACAATGTTGCAATCAGCAGATCAATTTTTCTTATATGTTGCAATGATTAGTGCTAATTTATTTATTTTGAATTTGATGTTTTTCCCTCCTTTTGATGGTTACAAAGTTGTAGAACTTTTCATAGAAATGATTATTAGAAGAGAAATTCCTCAAAAGTACAAAATTATTATTTACACCATTGGTGGGGTCTTATTTTTGGGATTATTAATCGCTGTTACTATAAAAGATTTTATTGTTTAA
- the dxr gene encoding 1-deoxy-D-xylulose-5-phosphate reductoisomerase codes for MKKLILFGASGNVGQQTIDVLTFKKTEFEIVGLSVGNNTKNLKEMIATFPNIQMIYVSQDPEKWQQEFPNVKFINDDICKLLTLKHDIVVNALSGFFGLKVTLEAIKKNSIILNANKESFVVAGDLISNLLVNHEKAKIYPLDSEHCAIFQCLDSKNKPEILYLTASGGPFRSISLEETKNVTLERALNHPNWNMGAKITIDSATMFNKAFEILEAFHLFKIKNICTLVHPESIVHSMVGYADGSIISQMSVPDMKQVINYFLEYPLRTNFEGQKNLSFQKNLSLNFSEIDQKRFPPIKMALSILGKENSKAIAMNAANEICVDYFLNNKLKFNQITEIVLQVFENTENIILNTYEDISNFDSKIRKKTIQLINEVN; via the coding sequence ATGAAAAAATTAATTTTATTTGGTGCTTCGGGTAATGTCGGTCAACAAACAATAGATGTTTTAACATTTAAAAAAACCGAGTTTGAAATAGTTGGTTTGAGTGTTGGTAACAATACAAAGAATTTGAAAGAAATGATAGCTACTTTTCCAAATATTCAAATGATTTACGTTTCACAAGATCCAGAAAAATGACAACAAGAGTTTCCGAATGTTAAATTTATAAATGATGATATTTGTAAACTATTGACTTTAAAACATGATATTGTTGTTAATGCTTTATCAGGTTTTTTTGGTCTTAAAGTAACCCTAGAAGCAATTAAGAAAAACTCAATTATTCTAAATGCTAACAAGGAATCTTTTGTGGTTGCGGGTGATTTAATCTCGAATTTATTAGTTAATCATGAAAAGGCTAAAATTTATCCCCTAGATTCAGAACATTGTGCTATTTTTCAATGTCTCGATAGTAAAAATAAACCAGAAATCCTTTATTTAACAGCTTCTGGTGGTCCGTTTAGAAGCATTTCGCTTGAGGAAACTAAAAATGTTACTTTAGAAAGAGCTTTGAATCATCCAAATTGAAACATGGGAGCTAAAATCACTATTGATAGCGCTACTATGTTTAATAAAGCATTTGAAATTCTTGAAGCATTCCATTTGTTCAAAATCAAAAATATTTGTACGTTAGTACATCCTGAATCGATTGTACATTCTATGGTAGGTTATGCTGATGGTTCGATAATATCACAAATGTCGGTGCCAGATATGAAGCAAGTAATCAATTATTTTCTTGAATATCCACTGAGAACTAATTTTGAAGGACAAAAAAACTTAAGTTTTCAAAAAAACTTAAGTTTAAATTTTAGTGAGATAGATCAAAAAAGATTTCCACCAATTAAAATGGCACTATCAATTCTTGGTAAGGAAAACTCAAAAGCTATTGCGATGAATGCAGCAAATGAGATATGTGTTGATTATTTTTTAAACAATAAGTTAAAATTTAATCAAATTACAGAAATTGTTTTACAAGTATTTGAGAATACGGAGAATATAATATTGAATACATACGAAGATATTTCGAATTTTGATTCAAAAATACGAAAAAAAACAATACAATTAATTAATGAGGTAAATTAA
- a CDS encoding phosphatidate cytidylyltransferase: protein MKNKMQDNNNFEEKNLDVSFKTTTGMSVLKVRTLSAIILLILLSLYVLTGALYSYLPNSKNIEIASYFSILMNIAVLSISIFEINRALGFKKWYQQLILISLNVILYFFPVSKDLYNFSFYRLLNMDNWFATWQFTLLFPMIFLFYIILGLLDKSIGFKNTGINFVICLLITFGIKAFTITSLDLQRPYNTTPEYSFNTAVWIWLMIIFADTFAYIGGVNLGKTPLAPKISPKKTWEGALIGLSSATVFGIIYSVIFLYLLPDFKPFNSAISELQSRSGNNYTVIAFYVIFSLLFPIIGLFGDLLFSWVKRSANIKDFSKIIPGHGGFLDRMDSVILSFAVLFLIIVFV, encoded by the coding sequence ATGAAAAATAAAATGCAAGACAACAATAATTTCGAAGAAAAAAACCTAGATGTTAGTTTTAAAACAACAACAGGTATGAGTGTTTTAAAAGTTAGAACTTTGTCTGCTATTATTTTGTTAATACTATTAAGTTTATATGTTTTAACTGGTGCCTTATATTCTTATCTACCGAACTCAAAAAATATTGAAATTGCTTCTTATTTTTCAATATTAATGAATATTGCAGTACTATCGATCAGTATTTTTGAAATAAATAGGGCATTAGGTTTTAAAAAGTGATATCAACAACTAATATTAATAAGTTTAAATGTGATTTTATATTTTTTCCCTGTGTCAAAAGACTTATATAATTTCTCATTTTATCGATTATTAAATATGGACAACTGATTTGCAACCTGACAATTTACCTTACTTTTCCCGATGATTTTTCTTTTCTACATCATTTTAGGATTACTAGATAAGTCTATAGGGTTTAAAAATACAGGAATAAATTTTGTAATTTGTTTACTGATAACATTTGGGATAAAGGCTTTTACAATCACTTCTTTAGATTTACAAAGACCTTACAACACAACTCCTGAATATTCATTTAATACAGCGGTTTGAATATGGTTAATGATCATATTTGCTGACACTTTTGCATATATTGGTGGAGTTAATTTAGGTAAAACACCTTTAGCTCCTAAAATAAGTCCAAAAAAAACTTGAGAAGGTGCATTAATAGGTTTATCTAGTGCAACAGTATTTGGGATAATTTATTCTGTAATTTTTTTATATTTATTACCAGATTTTAAACCATTTAATTCAGCTATTTCTGAATTACAATCAAGATCTGGTAATAACTACACTGTTATAGCATTTTATGTGATTTTTAGCTTATTATTTCCGATAATTGGTTTGTTTGGTGACTTACTATTTTCATGAGTGAAACGTAGCGCAAATATTAAGGATTTTTCAAAAATCATCCCAGGACATGGTGGATTCTTAGATAGAATGGACTCGGTCATTTTATCATTTGCTGTTCTATTTTTGATAATAGTTTTCGTATAG